Proteins encoded in a region of the Salminus brasiliensis chromosome 2, fSalBra1.hap2, whole genome shotgun sequence genome:
- the scaf11 gene encoding uncharacterized protein scaf11: MPTGSKKGVQGVDDGSEDEENQRCPICLNNPSPSERAVPDGCSHFYCFNCILRWAQMVQVCPVDRRPFSAICRQDPLLGYTKIPVKTPSIANTDVCNHKDVETVRGFSKEEIAETGGKDGKRALAEPKCQRCDADYSAQKKKKVRRETCRSQLLTPNTQLGLSAQQGETLSTLTQIVTGSVVCEEEPVDEEWRQCRRNMAEHQWLPVSKSTSPTHMTSILSRHCPRAPALPQQPHFIQSTSPCPLRSGFSVHYGKACAVTCPKGEGRKSTRGSGSKTSANQEQNLASRRSSRRRKSGNEEPVSAQPQHSDSDSSSPAGSASSDMHASTSKERQAGKQKPGNRRKGGAKKKATRQTLVESEEEGNEEEPEAGQRSQEETAVDVDESQELGTDEEAKVDQSPCQGDAGVDVDVASNSVDYDGSDSKIDTEDLPNPEECEPVSPLLEEQHDDDDDDDDDDEMEADDPIKPEENQTCFQEKLDCSEEETPEEEPAEREPSEKEYPLSPPCAEQTNVEGSGHTSDDSTAQLQDDFTTAAESSLDKITDEKAESETPVEPDECESVTSEVSKLPVSNSCSPQHTSENSLLKDPDQDLEVTEHRDQETKPDESLDTSGHQDNTDSIPMDCDSPGSDNASLPSETVSESNSAAPAPQISSVDQTPSQEGEQKSKEEEPRPDPSKDQRASDRKERSQRKSRFHSPTTTWSPKRESRGERSWRSRSRDRDRDRSRKSSSPPRSRGREHEEERGSSRRNRSRDRRSRRRSRSRSRSRSRSRSRSRNRPSRRSPSPERNDQGSQSPRKRDSWGGESWRGARNFRSSNWRNNSDRQNQFSSREANSSGNGSLNETSPDRGQSENPPWVKERSWGNADGRQREQRSEENSDDAPADSWSRGGWGSEQGRGGGRGRAGQRPSSMQGESAADNWRQQRNSFSGTTNNAGSDSYSRFNENRPGGKRKEADSSDTPLDRSGWSSASSWAVRRTLPADVQNYYSRRERGPGPGGSIWNRQEDDQPAAGFSKQTDLPQSEPSTHLPNEAVPAPPAVMPHQLNVLGVLRYPLGPMVPRAPSVGPQPALFAMPPQIPVHLHAPGPPLSMPTMAVQSLPPPPPPPPPVQQGSITVLPADNLPQVITSFPVPAKPPLKVTPNKATPLQVHPTSTPSVAQPSSTTQPPSHSKAHADSSKKEKKLQIQERAISEVKAAIKPYYQKKDITKDEYKEIVRKAVEKVCHSKSGEVNADKVANLVKAYVDKYKHVRKNKTDKN, translated from the exons ATGCCCACAGGATCCAAAAAGG GTGTGCAGGGTGTAGACGATGGGTCGGAGGACGAGGAAAACCAGCGTTGCCCAATTTGTCTGAATAACCCCAGCCCTTCCGAGCGTGCTGTACCTGATGGCTGCAGCCACTTCTACTGTTTCAACTGCATCCTGCGCTGGGCTCAG ATGGTGCAAGTCTGCCCGGTGGACCGGAGGCCATTTAGCGCAATCTGCAGGCAGGACCCTTTGCTGGGTTACACCAAG ATTCCTGTGAAAACACCAAGCATAGCAAACACTGATGTATGCAACCATAAAGATGTTGAAACAGTGAGAGGCTTTTCAAA AGAGGAGATAGCCGAAACTGGAGGAAAGGATGGGAAAAGAGCTCTTGCTGAGCCCAAATGTCAAAGAT GTGATGCTGATTACTCTgcccagaagaagaaaaag GTGAGAAGAGAGACCTGCCGCTCACAGCTGCTTACTCCAAACACTCAGCTTGGGCTGTCAGCCCAGCAGGGGGAGACACTTAGTACACTGACCCAAATCGT CACGGGGTCGGTAGTCTGTGAGGAGGAGCCAGTAGATGAGGAATGGCGACAGTGTCGGAGAAATATGGCAGAACACCAGTGGCTGCCTGTTTCTAAATCCACTTCCCCTACACACATGACAAG CATTCTTTCCAGACACTGCCCCCGTGCTCCTGCACTTCCTCAGCAGCCCCACTTTATACAGTCAACCTCTCCATGTCCACTAAGATCTGGATTCTCGG TCCATTATGGAAAGGCTTGTGCAGTAACGTGCCCCAAAGGTGAGGGAAGAAAGAGTACGAGAGGGTCTGGCTCAAAAACCTCTGCGAATCAAGAACAGAACCTTGCATCCCGGCGCTCATCCAGACGTAGAAAAAGTGGGAATGAGGAGCCTGTGTCCGCTCAGCCTCAGCATTCTGACTCCGACTCTTCCTCACCTGCTGGCAGTGCGTCAAGTGACATGCATGCTTCTACAAGCAAAGAAAGGCAGGCTGGCAAACAGAAACCTGGTAACAGAAGGAAAGGAGGTGCAAAAAAGAAGGCTACTCGACAGACACTGGttgagagtgaggaggagggcAATGAGGAAGAACCGGAAGCTGGACAGAGGAGTCAGGAGGAAACGGCTGTTGATGTGGATGAGTCACAGGAATTGGGGACAGATGAGGAGGCAAAGGTAGATCAGAGTCCCTGTCAAGGAGATGCAGGTGTCGATGTAGATGTAGCTTCAAATTCCGTAGATTATGATGGAAGTGATTCTAAAATAGACACTGAAGATTTGCCCAATCCAGAAGAGTGTGAACCTGTTTCCCCTCTCCTCGAAGAAcagcatgatgatgatgatgatgatgatgatgatgatgaaatggAGGCAGATGACCCTATCAAGCCAGAGGAAAATCAGACCTGTTTTCAAGAAAAGTTGGATTGTTCTGAAGAGGAAACACCTGAGGAAGAACCAGCAGAGCGAGAACCATCTGAAAAGGAATACCCACTCTCTCCTCCCTGTGCAGAGCAGACAAATGTAGAGGGATCTGGTCACACCTCTGACGATTCTACTGCCCAGCTTCAGGATGATTtcactactgcagcagagagctctttggacaAGATAACTGATGAAAAAGCAGAATCTGAAACTCCAGTTGAGCCAGATGAGTGTGAAAGTGTAACAAGTGAGGTCTCCAAACTTCCTGTGTCTAACAGCTGCTCACCTCAACACACAAGTGAAAACTCTTTGCTGAAAGACCCCGATCAAGACCTTGAAGTGACAGAGCACAGAGACCAGGAGACAAAGCCCGATGAATCTCTGGACACCAGTGGTCATCAGGATAACACTGATTCAATTCCTATGGATTGTGATTCACCTGGCTCCGATAATGCTTCCCTTCCTTCTGAGACCGTCTCAGAGAGTAATAGTGCTGCTCCTGCACCTCAGATCTCCTCTGTCGACCAAACTCCCAGTCAGGAGGGAGAGCAGAAGAGCAAGGAGGAGGAGCCTAGGCCTGATCCTTCAAAAGACCAGAGAGCCTCggacagaaaagagagaagcCAGCGCAAGTCTCGTTTTCACTCCCCGACAACCACCTGGTCTCCTAAGCGGGAATCCAGAGGGGAGAGATCATGGAGATCACGGTCGAGGGATCGCGATCGCGATCGCAGTCGCAAATCAAGCTCACCGCCCAGGAGTCGAGGTCGTGAGCACGAAGAGGAGCGTGGCAGCTCCAGGCGGAACCGCAGCAGGGACAGACGAAGCAGGAGACGTTCTCGCAGTCGTTCTAGAAGTCGCTCGAGATCGCGCTCAAGGTCCAGAAACAGGCCAAGCCGGAGAAGTCCGTCTCCAGAACGCAATGATCAAGGGTCACAGTCACCACGGAAAAGAGACTCTTGGGGAGGCGAAAGCTGGAGAGGTGCACGTAACTTCCGCAGCTCCAACTGGAGGAACAATTCAGATAGACAGAATCAGTTTTCATCAAGAGAGGCCAACTCCTCAGGCAATGGCAGCCTCAACGAGACATCGCCAGACAGAGGTCAATCCGAAAACCCACCCTGGGTGAAGGAAAGATCGTGGGGaaatgctgatggcaggcagcgtgAGCAGCGCTCGGAGGAGAATTCTGATGACGCTCCTGCAGACTCTTGGTCTCGAGGAGGCTGGGGCTCCGAACAAGGCCGTGGCGGTGGACGTGGTCGGGCTGGGCAGCGGCCCTCCAGCATGCAGGGGGAATCTGCGGCAGATAACTGGCGACAACAGCGTAACTCTTTCTCAGGGACGACAAATAACGCAGGGAGTGACTCCTACAGTCGCTTTAATGAAAATAGACCTGGAGGGAAGAGGAAAGAGGCTGACTCCTCTGATACACCACTGGACCGGTCAGGGTGGTCCTCCGCTTCCAGCTGGGCAGTACGCCGAACCCTCcctgcagatgtacagaactaCTACTCGCGAAGAGAGCGAGGTCCTGGGCCAGGTGGCAGCATCTGGAACAGACAAGAAGATGACCAACCTGCAGCTGGTTTCTCCAAACAAACAG ACCTCCCACAGAGTGAGCCAAGTACCCATCTACCTAATGAAGCAGTACCAGCCCCACCTGCTGTAATGCCCCACCAGCTCAATGTACTAGGGGTCCTGCGCTACCCGCTAGGGCCTATGGTACCCCGAGCCCCTTCTGTAGGCCCCCAGCCTGCTCTGTTTGCCATGCCCCCACAGATACCGGTACACCTGCATGCGCCAGGGCCTCCTCTCTCTATGCCCACCATGGCTGTGCAGAGTCTGCCACCACCTCCGCCACCACCTCCCCCTGTACAGCAAGGCAGCATCACTGTCCTTCCAGCTGACAACCTCCCTCAG GTCATTACAAGTTTCCCTGTGCCAGCAAAGCCCCCCCTGAAAGTGACCCCAAACAAGGCAACACCACTGCAAGTTCATCCTACCAGCACTCCCAGTGTAGCACAGCCATCCTCCACTACACAACCCCcttctcacagcaaagctcaTGCAGACAGCTCCAAGAAAGAGAAA AagttacagattcaggaaaGAGCCATCAGTGAGGTAAAAGCAGCCATCAAGCCATACTACCAGAAGAAGGATATCACTAAGGATGAGTACAAGGAGATTGTACGCAAAGCTGTAGAAAAA